The following nucleotide sequence is from Candidatus Latescibacter sp..
CCGCCATATCAAGGGTTAACGGAGAAAAATACGCACGCACTTCGTTGCCAACTATCATACGGCTTGAAAAATCCTTGGTGCTTTCATTTACCATAACAAGATTATTCAAGTACGCACGGTAATATTCACCTTCGTCTATCGGGTTAGTTTTGAAAATACTACTGAATGCAGCATCAGCTTTGGTTGCCCGGGACTCACGCTTTTCTTCATTCCACTCAAAAATACGGAGCCCATCCATAACATAATTGCCGAATTCGTCATATTTTGGGTTTGCTGCTCTGTTTACGATGGACCGTCCATATTTGTTATAACCGGTTTTTCCGTAAAATTCCGATTCCATCCCAGTCCGAAACAACAACTGGCAATAACCCGAATCTGCAACGATCAACAACGCCGCGCCTGCCAAGAAAAGCACCCAGTTGTTTAACCATTTCCCTTTAGCCATTCTCTTTCCCCGTTTATACATTATCTAATCGCCTCTGATAAGAGAGTGATGAATTATTTGTCAAGGATATCGCTTCCAGGACAATTACCATGTATGTATTGATTTCCTACATCAATCATCACCAGAAGTTAATTTATTGATTTGACATCGTATCCCTTGAATCAGCCTTATGAGAGATGCAGAGAATGTAAATTTATCCCGTGAAACTGTCGATGGTTTTTGGGGAGAAACATTGTATTCTAAGTGAAACTCGCATCTCTCTCTCAAAATTCTTCGGCACTGTATTTATATCAATTGTATTCTGAATCACCCTTTCATCAGATACAATAAAACGGAGCAAATACCATAATCACTATTTTAAAAATGTCAACTGTACCCTCATCAGCATGATTTTTTCAATCGTCAATCATTTTCAAACTTCAAGCTGATGCATGGAATCAGAAAGAAACCCCGAAAGAAACGTAATGCTTTCCATCAGTGTTTTTGAATTGAAATGGAATGTTATAGGCATAATTGAAAATTACCGACCCGAAAACATACCCTAATCCCAGGTTGACATCGGTCTTTTCAGGACTGCCCTTGAAATCGCCGGTGTATATCGCGCCGGCACGGATTTTCAAATTAGATCCGGTGATCCCTGATTCCGCTCCCACCCTGATAATTGTGTTTCCGCTGGCATGGGCGACATCACCTTCCACAATCAGCGACTCTTTCTGCATCATGAGACCGATACCTGGCTCCACGGGCAGCTTGCCCCCTTCATCGCCGGACTCGGAAATATTGGGCATGATGGCATCCTTGACATACACTCCGGTGGTGAACGTTCCCAAACCGAATAATTCGCCCAGAGCATAGGTAGCGCTCAAATCCAGCGAAAAGGCGGTTTTAGAGATGTTTTCATCAGTTTTGCCGTTATAAACATCTCTTTGTCCTTCAAAAGACCAGCGCATGATTTTTACATTGCCGCCCAGGGCGAACTTGTCAGTCAGGGACAGGGCATAACCGCCGCTTATCACCATATCGCTGGCCACATCGATACCACCGTAGGAAACGCCAATTCCTAACCCGCTTCTTTTTCCCAACGGAGTGGCGAAATTAACCTGCGAAATGTTCAAACCGGAAACCGCAGCAACCGGAATGCCGTACGACAAACCAACCTGTCTTTTCTCCAATTTCGCCAGCCCGGCCGGATTGTACCAGTAGCTGGAAGCATCCCCCGCCGAAGTCAGAAACACTTCACCCATCCCCATCGGGCGAGCGCTCTTGCCGGCCGTGTCAAAAAAAGCGCCCTGCGCCAACTGCGCAGAAGACACCGCCATTACGGCAGCGAAAGCCAGAACATGATTCAGCTTACGTTTTTGACCCGTTTTCCGTAAATTCTTCCACATTTTACTTACCATATCCTATTTACCCGTCCAATTTGTGCTGTTAAAATCGAGATTATGTAATATCAACTAGGATACTGTACACTATACAGCGGAGAACCTTTCATTAATAAGCTACCGCCACAGTACCGGTTTTACCCTTATCGCCTCCATCAGTTTTTGCGATAATTTGATAAATGTAAACTCCCGGCGGCACCAGTTTTCCATCCTTGTTTTTTCCATCCCAATATCCGGGAAGCTTTTTCGCATCAGCGGCTGATCCTGCCTTAAGACCAGTGGGGCCGTCCGGAATCCGGTAATTTCGAGCGGAGAGACGATTATTATACAACTCTCGGACTAAGGTACCCTCCGTGCTGTAAATCTTGATTAAAATGGGAGTAGGAATATCAACCTTCGTAAGCGTAAATTCAAAAACCGTGAAGTCGTTGACACCGTCACCATTAGGAGTGAACGCTTTCGGCAACGCTTTTACATCTGACAACATATCAGCCAAAACAGTATTGCTCTTGACCGTCCAACTCTCATCGGTATTTTCCCAGACATTTATACCGCCTGCGCCGTCATTGGCCCGGGAATTATACACAAAAGATTCGAACTCATGCAGGTTCTTTAAAATACTGGTTTTTAAATATACCCGCAGAATGTCGGGACTCTTGTTATCGGCATTAACCAGGGAATCTGCCAGAGTAATATAGAGACTGTCATTCGTGGAACTTGAGGTGAATTTGACAAGTTTCTTGGTCTCTGAACTGAATACCGAATCCACTTTTGAAAAATTCGGCACAGAGATAACAATTTTTTTGATATCCTGTTTGGGAGTTCCGGAAACAAGAGTATACTCAAGCTTGAATACGAAACTCGTATCCGCTCCCATGGGCACAGCTATCGGTGATATGGAGGCTCTGGCGGAAGCCAAAGGCTGATCTATCTGTGAATAGGTTACCTTGAGGGATTTTAAAACAGGCGTTCTATCAACATTTCCGGTAGACAGTGTCACTCTGTATTTGAATTCAGTGGCCGGTTCAGGAGAATCGAATTTGAAATTCGTCTCGGAATGGAAGGGACTCCAGTTACTCCAGGCAGAAGGTGTACCATCGGCAAGCCGGTATTTCGTCGCAGTCTGAACAACAATACCGGTTCCTTTCGGCAAATCACCCGTCCAGCTTATACTGGAAAAATTTTTCTGCGTATTGGGAGTACCGAAATTTATTGCAGGGGACTCGTACACGCCGCTATACGTGTAACCGGTACCGTACACCATCATCTCGCCGATATTCGGAGGATAGAGCCTCGACTCCGTGATAAAGTACCGTATATATCGTGTCATCTGCGCGGGGAAAGTAACCTCGGCATGTTCGAATCCGCCGTTATCCTTGTTGGTTACACCGGTATCATGGATGACTCCAACTTCTTCATAGCGGAAGTTGTCAAGAGATATTTGTGCGGAAAACCCTCTTACAGAATAACTCGGCCAGTTCTGGGGGTTGGTGTCTCCGGTGTAGAGAACCAGCTTATTAACACGGTAGAGTTGTACCAGGTCCACCTGTTTGTATGTACCCAGAGGATCCATCACATAATTAAATCCTTGAGTCAGATCGCCGTCAACTAAGTTTTGCTCTTGAGCGGGTTTCTTGAGCGCGATATCTTCCCCATCGATCCTTCTGAGTTGAATGCCCCCATTCGTCGGAACGCCGGAATCAACGTCCCCGTTATAACCGGTAACAACCTCTACCTTATTGTCCGGCAGGTAGTTGATATTCCCGATATTACCGAGCATGACCCATTTGAAACCGAGTTTGGCGGCATCATCGAACAAGTTATAATCGAAGTTATACCAGTCAGTTCTCTTATAACTATTATTAAACGTGGTTTCGATGTCGCCTGAAAAATAATACCACCGCGCCGGGTACTCGACCATGGTCGGTACATTAGCCTTAATTACCTGCTCCGCGCGTCTCTTCACAGTGGATGTCCCAAAACGGTCAGGGCCGGCTTCAATATCCACCATGAGCCCGTTTCCATTACCTTTACCGAAATTTTCCACCTTTATCGCAATATAAAGTTCCGCGAAACTACCGGTAAGAGGATATGTCTCTACTGTCTGCCACTTGTCATCCGAGCCTATCTGTTTGCCGTTGATATAAAGAGTATATTTATCCACGGCTGTAATGTGAACCTTAATATCGGTGTAAGGGGCATTCGGTCCCAACGTTTGCTTAGTATTGTTTCTACCAAAAAAGTAATACACTGTGTTCGGCCATGTAGTCCATGTAGTATCTACAACCGCAACCTTAGCTGCAGATGGACTCGCAAATGAGAGAAGCGCGAGCCCGACCAGAAACACAATCATTGCACAGTATTTAATACATCTCCGCAATGTAACCTCCACACATATAACCGGAAAGGAAAGTATGCTCTCCGGGAGATGACAGTCTAATTCTCCCATTCTCATGGAGTATTATTACCGTTATGCCCTACAAGAAAAACCCAACAGGTTTGACTTTCACCTCCTTGACCAACCTGAAGGCTTCATGTAAACTTTTATAATGATTAAAATTAATCAGTATTTTAAAATTTATCCTAAACGCATGATGAACCAATGATAAACACTATAAAGAAGCTTGTCAAGCGTAAAAAACACAAGTCATAATCTATTTAAAAAAAATTTTCTTAAACATAACATTCAGACCTAATGTAGAGCCGCTTTTAAAAAAAAACAAGCGAAAAATCATGATTATTTTCAATTTCTATTCTAAAAAAAAAAAAATTTCGTAAATAACCTTTTATTATAGGCCTTCCGCTTCCTCACAGGGACAGTTGCGTTTGATCAGCCAGGGCGAATCCCCCATAGCGCAGGGCATGTTTTCTGTGTATATTTATCAAAATCGGCGCTTTTCTGTTTTTATTTTCCTCACGCGGCTGCGCCGCTCTCTGGACTCTGGCAAGCATTTTCAGAGTATCATTTCCAGGAGCTGAAATGAGAGAAAAAGAAAAAAAGAATCTCACTGTGCTTGCGGCAGCGGCGCACCCTGATGATATTGAGTTCATGATGGCGGGAACTCTCCTGCTCCTGAAAAAGGCCGGTGCGAAAATCCACTTTTTTACCCTGGCCAACGGTTCGTGCGGAACCGATGAATATTCCAGAGAAGAAATCATTCTTATGCGCAGTGAGGAAGCTCAAGCATCCGCCCGTGAAGCCGGGGCGCACCTGTTCCCTCCCCTTGTGGATGACATCCAGATTTTCTACGAACCTTTCCTTCTCGCCAAAGTGGCAGCGGTAATCAGAGAATCCAAACCGGACATCCTGCTTGTCCCTTCACCCGACGATTACATGGAAGACCACCAGAATGCATGCCGCCTGCTTGCAACGGCAGCGTTTGTCCGGGGAATGCCCAATTACCGAACCGATCCGCCCCTGCCCCCCTGGAACGGGGAAACAGTCCTCTACCATGCCATGCCGCACGGCCTTAGTGATTCTTTGAGAAGACAGGTTCGGCCGGGACAGTATGTAAACATCGGCTCCGTTCTCGAGCGAAAAAGGAAGATGCTTTCTCTCCATCGCACACAGAAAGAATGGCTCGACAAAAGCCAGGGAATCGATGCCTATCTCAGGCTCATGGAAACATTTTCACGGGAGGTCGGCGCCTTGTCGGGAAGGTTTGACTATGCGGAAGGTTTCCGGCGTCGCGCGCACTGGGGCTACGGTCCTCTCGATTACGACCCCCTGTCTCACCTGCTCGGTGATTTGTGCTGGACCGATCCGGATTATGAGAAATCCCTTCATTCTCTTTGGTAACAAAAAGGAGCATGTATGAAAACCGTGAAATGGGGCCTTATAGGCTGCGGCGACATCGCCCGGAAGCGTGTCGCTCCGGCATTGAGAGACCTGCCCCAGTGTGAACTTACCGCTGTCAGCCGCGCCCGGGCTGAGCTTGCCGAAGCCTTCGCCGTTGAATTCGGCGCCCGGAAATGGTACGCTACCTGGCAGGAACTCCTCCGGGATTCCGAGATTGAAGCAGTGTATATTGCCACGCCGGTGTATCTGCACTGCGAACAGACAATCGCAGCGGCAGAATCGGGGAAACACGTTCTCTGTGAAAAACCGATGGCTCTCTCTTCAGTGGAATGCGACCGTATGATTGACGCCTGCCGCGCGCACGGAGTGAAGCTTGGGATAGCTTACTACCGGCATTTTTACCCGGTTGTGGAAAGGATCAAGGAAATACTTCAGTCGAGGGAAATCGGACAGTCTGTTTTATGCCAGATAAACGCCTTCGAGTACTACAATCCCGATCCCTCCGACCGAAGATACTGGTTTCTCAAAAAGCATCTCTCAGGCGGAGGTCCCATGTTCGATTTCGGCTGCCACCGTATCGAGGTGCTGCTGAACCTTTTCGGGCAGGCAGATTTCACAGCGGGTTTTATCAGCAGGGCGGCGTTCGTGAGGGAAGTAGAGGATACTGCGACTGCATTTCTCGGCTTTGCCGCCGGGACGCGGGCGGTTCTTACTGTTACCCATGCTTCCTTCGAGCATCAGGACACCCTGGACATCTTCGGAACCGATGGCTCTCTGCACGTGCCTGTACTGAATAAGGGAACGATGGTGGTGAAAACCCGCGCAAAAGAGCGGACAGAGCAGCATCCTGCTCATCCCAATGCCCACCTGCCGCTTGTCGCTGATTTTACTGAAGCAATCCTGGATGACCGGGAACCGGGAGTGGCAGGTTCTGTGGGAAAAGAAGTAAATCGTATACTTGAAAATATCTATAATGGATGGAAATTCATAGAGTAAAAAAAAAGATTGATGATCCTTTAAAATCCATTGTCAGGAAAAGTCTTATGTAAAAAGTCGCTTTTTTCTCCAAACCCCCTTTTTATTTTTCACACATCCTGCTCCACACGGGGGAATGTAATACTATTGTATAAAAACCTCTTTTCTTTTATTTATTTTTAATTCCTCCTCCCTATCACAATTTTTCACAATACCACCATTAGAAAAAGTAGAAAACTGTCCGCAACTGTCCGAATTCGTACACTTACTGTCCGTTATCGGACATAAAACGGACAGTTTCAAATAGAAAATTTGGTGATAATATTCATAAGCGTATAGTAAACAATAACATAAGATTTCAGGCACACTTATTGCTAATTTAATATATAAAGCTCCATTGCCCGTTCACTAGGAGCGTTCATCCAACCATACCACCAAGAGAAGGCTGTATGCAGAAGTCAGGAATCATTCTTGCCCTGTTATGCTTATGGAGCGCTGCGGAAGCATTATCCGGTGAGCTTCCCGCTCTCCTGCTCCAGGAAGGGAAGAATACCGTATCTATCGCTATTCTCAATCAGGGGGCGACCGACACCCGCCTGAAGGTGGAAGTGGACCAAAGCAAGCTCCCTTCCTGGCTGACAGTCCTGCCCGGAGCAGAAACAATCGCCGCGCCAAAAGGCCAAAAAAGCATTGAAAAACTTGCACTCACCCTCCAGGTGAAGGGTGCTCCGCCTGATGCGCAGGTACAGGTTCCCCTGACACTGAAGGACAGCGCCGGGGAACGTTGGAACTATACTCTCCTAGTTCATCTTGCCCCGCGCCCGACAGAGAATGCTCTCTATTCGAACGCTCCCAATCCTTTCAATCCCACAACCTCTATCAGTTTTGCCCTGAAAGAAAACGGTCATGCCTCACTGACCATTTTCAATTCACTGGGGCAGAAAGTGCGCACCCTTTTAGACCGCCCTCAGAGCGCCGGGGTTCATACGGTTATGTGGGATAGCCGCGACGATGGCGGCAGGGCGGTATCGAGCGGAGTATATCTGTACAAACTCAAGGTGGGAAATTTCACTCAAACCAGGAAAATGCTCTTGACGCAATAGGGAGAATATAGTCATGCACATTACAAAAAGATATACATGGATAGTATTCTGCGCCCTGGGGACACTCATTCTCGGAATCGGGATACTAGCAACATCCGGCGAGAGCACGAAAGCAACAACCACTTCTCCGGATAACGAGATTGTTTTAACCATTGGAGAAATAGACCGTTCGGCATTGAATGAAGGCGACACCCTTCGGAAAGCTCACAAGTACAAAGAAGCTATCGTCGCTTATCAGAAGGTTCTGGATACCCAGGGAATAGCACAATCGGTTCGTGCAGAGGCGGAATACGACATCGGGCTTTCTCATGCCTGGCTGGGTGAGTTCGATAAGGCGGGAATCATTTTTGCGGGTATGCTTACTACCTATAAAGATGACCCCGATGCTATCGGGTATACGCAGTTCTGCCTGGCCTGGCTTGAGGTGCAAAAGGGAAAATACCGGGATGCGATAACGAGGCTGGAAGGTTCTCTGGTAAAAGCTAACATCACAGATCAGGAATTGGCGGCGCAAACGCAGTTAATGATTGGTAGAACTTATCTTCTATTTCTCAACAATCCTGTAAATGCTCAGTTGGCCTTCAAGAAAGTAAGAGACAAGTATCCTGATACTAGAGCCGCAAAGCATCCTTATGTTAAACCACTTGATGAAAATTAAACATATCGCAATCTAATGAGGAGCTTAATAATGAGAATATTATCTTATACTTTTATTTTTTTGGGAATTCTTTTATTAATTCCTTTAACAGGTTTTGCTTGGGATTATCCATTAAGTCTTGATATAACAAAAGTCAGCTTCAATTATACAGGAAATGGAGTAGCGATAACTTTGCGCAAAAATAATGGGGAAAATATCATATCTGCTCCCGAATGGTATGCTAATCCTGGCGGTGAGATATTAAGAAATGATCATTTCGCTTTTATTAAAGGCGATGTACCAGCGGGAGTTAAAGCATCATTCGCTAGTTCAAATCCTGATCCCACGGAAAGTGTGGAAATCGCAGTTGACACATGTTCTGCAACTTCCGGAGACGGATTTGAAAATTATACCGGATGGAGCCTGAATAACGGAACTATTACCTTTCCTTCAGGCCCCCTGGAAACTGAAGGCACATTTAACACTCACAACGGAACTTCAGTAAAAAGCAGTGTTGGAAAGTGCAGAACAAAGTTTCTCTGGAAGATTGTGAAAGTCAATGGAACAGCGTATAGTCAAGATATTGGGTATACTATCCATGATTATTATACTCTACTATCTTCGCCAAGTTCTTTTGCATATTATACGTATAATGAGACAGGTATTCCCTGGACAGATGCTCTTGATCTTGCATGCGGGTGGGCTTCCGGACAGACCACAAGAGAAGGATGCATCCCGCTTTTGACTGATAGTTTATACAATTATTCCAAAATTAAGTATATTGATCAAAACAAAGGATATTTTGCACCTTATGATACAAACATTTTATATTTTAAGGTTTTATTAGATTCTCTCGATAATCAAAATGAAACCAAACTGGATTGTTATGCCTTATCAAGCTTCCTCAATGTTCTATCCTATTCTATAGGTTTCCCGTTTTATAATAATGCAACAATCAAATTGACTCCAAGTTCAAGTATCATTACTAACTCTATTCGTCCGGCGCATTGGACATATGATGAAACATTTACTTGGGGAGCTCATCAAATTATCTCATTCATTGACAGCTATTATAGCGAATATGTGGCAGACCCATCAGCCAAAGTATATCAGAATGGGTCGCTGATATTAGCAAAAGGCGATATAACATATAATACTTATCTCCCTTTGCTTACTTCTAGTTCAGTTACAAAAGGATCAAGAGCTCAAACTTATATTTATCATCCATAAAAATATTTTAACTTGGAGGATATACGATGAAAAAATCAAAAATTTTATGTATAGCTTTGATATATGCTATTTCCTGGCTTATTTCTACTTCGAGTTTCAGCCAGGAATATTATGTCAAAGGAAAGTATCGACTAATCCGCTCAAATACAGAAGTATCTCTTGTGGCCGGTGTGAATGTTCTGGCTCTCGTCCAGAAATATGCGAACGACTTCGCAGCAAATTTAGTTGCTTCTCAGCAAAACTCGGTTGTGGAATATGGTCTATACCGAAAAAGCGATCAACAAGGAATTTCTATGATGATCGGATTGCACTCTAGTGTGCGCGAGGCTGAGGAATCGATGCTCGATGCCCTGAATTACCAGATCAATATTATCATGGAGGAATCCCCACAGTATAAAATCGGCGAATCTGCCTGGTCCCGTCCTTCTAAGTATCAACCAGGATTCGCATTTATACGAAAGAATGCAGTTGTTTATCTACATTCAAGTTACCCCTCCACGAATGTGGATATTATTGGCCTGGCGCGGGCTATAGATCAAGACCTTGTAAATGGCGCGCCATATGTAACGATCCTTGACCAAATTGCCCCACCTGTCATTCATTCAGTTGACCTTTCCAAGCCTGTCTTAAGTGAAGGCGAACGGAGTTCGCTAACTATAAACGCTAGTGATCCAAATGGTCGTCGCATTATCCTTTACGGTAATTCACTTAAAGGTTTCGGAGGTGTTGAAAATGAAAGCATAATACCTTGGAACGATCTCCGTGTCATCCAGCTATTACATGATGAACAATTAACAGGTACGCACACAATTAAATGTTGGGTAGTAAATGAAGATAATCTCTTTTCACAAGTCAAAGAGGTTCAGGTAACTTTTTAGCTCCCTCCGCGGTGAATGATGAAGACGCCGCCGCGGAGGTACCCAATGTCTTCACCCTATTCCAGAACACGCCGAACCCGTTCAACCCGGCGACCACGATTAGCTATAACCTCAGGAAATCTTCGCTAATAAGCCTGAAGGTGTACGATCTGCTCGGACGGGAGGTGACTACCCTTGCGGAGGGAGATACGCCCGCTGGCCAGCACCGAGTGGTGTGGAACGGCTCGGACTACAGCAGAAAGCAGGTTTCTTCGGGAGTATACTTCTATCGGCTTATTGCCGGGGGAAGAGAGGAAACGAGGAAGATGCTGCTGGCTCGTTAGAAAGTGTTTTGTGTATTGAAAAGGCGGCTTTCGGGCCGCCTTTTTAATCTACTTGTAAATCTTGTTAATCCTGTCTGATTTTTCTTTTTGTTTTTCTTTCTTTGCGAACTTTGCGAACTTTGCGAGAAACGGTTTTATCGTTCCCGCGAAGCGGCAACAGTATTTCAAAGTTTCTTATTAATTTGAATCCGACATCTGCAGCATGTCTTTTATTTTCATGAGCCTCGCCCGGTCGGAGCGGTCGTTCTCATCGAGCTTGCTGGAGATCGCTTTTACTGTTTTCTGAATGCTTGGTATGAGGACATATTCGAGC
It contains:
- a CDS encoding tetratricopeptide repeat protein, producing the protein MHITKRYTWIVFCALGTLILGIGILATSGESTKATTTSPDNEIVLTIGEIDRSALNEGDTLRKAHKYKEAIVAYQKVLDTQGIAQSVRAEAEYDIGLSHAWLGEFDKAGIIFAGMLTTYKDDPDAIGYTQFCLAWLEVQKGKYRDAITRLEGSLVKANITDQELAAQTQLMIGRTYLLFLNNPVNAQLAFKKVRDKYPDTRAAKHPYVKPLDEN
- a CDS encoding T9SS type A sorting domain-containing protein, whose protein sequence is MNDEDAAAEVPNVFTLFQNTPNPFNPATTISYNLRKSSLISLKVYDLLGREVTTLAEGDTPAGQHRVVWNGSDYSRKQVSSGVYFYRLIAGGREETRKMLLAR
- a CDS encoding PIG-L family deacetylase, encoding MREKEKKNLTVLAAAAHPDDIEFMMAGTLLLLKKAGAKIHFFTLANGSCGTDEYSREEIILMRSEEAQASAREAGAHLFPPLVDDIQIFYEPFLLAKVAAVIRESKPDILLVPSPDDYMEDHQNACRLLATAAFVRGMPNYRTDPPLPPWNGETVLYHAMPHGLSDSLRRQVRPGQYVNIGSVLERKRKMLSLHRTQKEWLDKSQGIDAYLRLMETFSREVGALSGRFDYAEGFRRRAHWGYGPLDYDPLSHLLGDLCWTDPDYEKSLHSLW
- a CDS encoding FlgD immunoglobulin-like domain containing protein, which translates into the protein MQKSGIILALLCLWSAAEALSGELPALLLQEGKNTVSIAILNQGATDTRLKVEVDQSKLPSWLTVLPGAETIAAPKGQKSIEKLALTLQVKGAPPDAQVQVPLTLKDSAGERWNYTLLVHLAPRPTENALYSNAPNPFNPTTSISFALKENGHASLTIFNSLGQKVRTLLDRPQSAGVHTVMWDSRDDGGRAVSSGVYLYKLKVGNFTQTRKMLLTQ
- a CDS encoding Gfo/Idh/MocA family oxidoreductase, translated to MKTVKWGLIGCGDIARKRVAPALRDLPQCELTAVSRARAELAEAFAVEFGARKWYATWQELLRDSEIEAVYIATPVYLHCEQTIAAAESGKHVLCEKPMALSSVECDRMIDACRAHGVKLGIAYYRHFYPVVERIKEILQSREIGQSVLCQINAFEYYNPDPSDRRYWFLKKHLSGGGPMFDFGCHRIEVLLNLFGQADFTAGFISRAAFVREVEDTATAFLGFAAGTRAVLTVTHASFEHQDTLDIFGTDGSLHVPVLNKGTMVVKTRAKERTEQHPAHPNAHLPLVADFTEAILDDREPGVAGSVGKEVNRILENIYNGWKFIE